The following are encoded together in the Pedobacter sp. D749 genome:
- a CDS encoding alpha-2-macroglobulin, producing MEQPSTYQSSSKKKFIFIGLLAVSIVAIIFIYFNRKKKNHEENQAYAKYIEAYTSGTISKKSFIRVHLANAATGMQDLGKADTRELFDFSPSISGKTYWIDPQTVEFRPDESLKPGKNYEATFKLSEVSATEKGLEDFDFEFKVITPGIMLSQNGLVSQNNTSLDYMKLTGEVATADVEETSKIEKTLSLDFDQKLKIKWQHDPAKNTSKFTIDSIKKTGNDQNLKLEWDGDAIDADQKGEVEVRVPAINKFEILDMKAIQGEEDYALVQFSEPIGVGQDLTGMITLGNLSDVRYTIDASQVKVYAPEELKGNYALSVNAGVENINAKTLTTGKVANLVFEDKLPSVTIAGAGTILPNSGKLVLPFEAINLKAVDVTVIKIYENNIPQFFQTNSYKDGNELRRVAKPILQKTVRLDEDKALNLHKKNRFTLDLDKMIRTEPGAMYRVTIAFRQEYNAYNCKAGEEKGDGDDEESEYGDYDGYGEKIDEDDDFWKRYNNYYPPNYKWDDKDNPCTPSFYTTQRWASRNLIASNIGLVAKRGNDNSMLIVATDLLTAKPLSGINLELMDYQKQIIFTTKTDGDGFASFDLKRQPFLLIAKNGSERGYLKLDDGSSLPLSRFDVGGDVVQSGLKGFIYGERGVWRPGDSLFVSFVLEDKLKKLPANYPVTMEFYNPKGQLYKRLINGKPLNGFYTFKTATESTAPTGNWMAKVKAGGATFTKTLKIETVMPNRLKIDFNVGNRTYLSAGTSAATLSAKWLFGAVAQNLKAKVDVNLNTTETKFKGFEGFSFDNPTVNFESQVKTIFEGTLNQNGTAQINTNLNENNTAPGVLRANFTTKVFEPGGNFSIDNFSIPYHVYNSYLGIRAEKGDRLSGMLVTGKEHKIEIVNVNTDGKLLSGTKTVTVELYKTQWRWWWEQDDQYTYANFTQNQYNKLVESHQVSLLNGKGSWNLRVDEPEWGRYLILVRDVNGGHVTGKSVYVDWPGWAQREQGSNPTEASMLSFTANKEKFTVGEDITLTIPTGKNGRALISIENGSRVLKTFWVDTKAGQTQFKFKAEKEMAPNVFANITLLQPHAQTVNDLPIRMYGAIPLSIEDPQTILKPTIKMADKIKPETENTITVGEQNGKAMTYTIALVDEGLLDLTRFKTPDPHGAFYAREGLGVKTWDLFDYVLGAWGGNLERILSIGGDGSINKNLNPAKANRFKAVVKFMGPFTIGKGESKTHKFKLPQYIGAVRAMVVAGQDAAYGFAEKSVQVKKPLMVLATLPRVIGPGESFTLPVTVFATENNLKNVSVQLQASNLIVQGSNKQQLYYKQTGEQMTSFEVKAPNNVGIAKVKVIAQSGSEKTVYDVEMDIRNPNPYVTNVVSATVQPHTKWAVNYLPIGMTGTNSGSLEVSSIPAINLGKRLSYLIQYPHGCVEQTTSGIFPQLFLDRLSPLNEQQKARTEKNIKAGINRLKGFQTTDGGLSYWPGEGTSDEWGSNYAGHFLVEAQNAGYTLPVGLLDELLRFQKSKATNWAPNSNNFYGGDLSQAYRLYMLALAKKPEMAAMNRLKAFQYLSVAAKWRLAAAYKLAGQNEVAQNMIRGLDTSIQAYKQLGGTYGSDVRDEAMILETLTLLGQKAKAASLLQPLAAKLGENTWYSTQTTAYSLLAIAKFCGSNQSANKLQFQYVLDGKSAPVNSTQYINSTPVTFKGNTASVTNNGNNVLFVRLVLEGQPVAGQNNFLPNRPEVLDMSVSYKRLNGKVLDPTTLKQGTDFYAEVTVKNPGRMGYYEQMALTQIFPSGWEIINTRVNDNQSILASSPFTYQDIRDDRVFTYFNVREGESLVYKVLLNASYLGKYYLSAVQCEAMYNNDISATEAGKWVQVVK from the coding sequence ATGGAACAACCATCTACCTATCAATCGTCCTCAAAAAAGAAATTTATTTTTATTGGCCTGCTTGCTGTTTCAATAGTGGCAATTATATTTATCTATTTCAATAGAAAAAAGAAAAACCACGAAGAAAACCAGGCTTATGCGAAATATATCGAAGCCTATACTTCCGGTACCATTTCGAAAAAGAGTTTTATCCGCGTCCACCTCGCTAATGCCGCAACGGGCATGCAGGATCTGGGCAAAGCAGATACCCGCGAACTTTTCGACTTCTCTCCTTCTATCTCTGGAAAAACCTATTGGATAGACCCTCAAACGGTTGAATTCAGACCTGATGAAAGTCTTAAACCAGGCAAAAACTACGAGGCGACCTTCAAACTTTCTGAAGTTTCTGCTACGGAAAAGGGGCTTGAGGATTTCGATTTTGAATTTAAAGTAATTACCCCGGGGATCATGTTGTCGCAAAACGGCTTGGTTTCACAGAACAACACTTCTCTGGATTACATGAAACTTACAGGTGAAGTAGCTACTGCCGATGTGGAAGAAACCAGTAAAATAGAGAAAACCCTTTCATTGGATTTTGACCAAAAGTTAAAGATCAAGTGGCAGCATGATCCGGCCAAAAATACCTCAAAATTCACTATCGATAGCATTAAAAAGACGGGGAACGACCAAAATCTAAAATTAGAGTGGGATGGTGATGCCATTGATGCCGATCAGAAAGGAGAAGTGGAAGTTCGTGTTCCGGCCATAAATAAATTTGAAATCCTTGATATGAAAGCGATTCAGGGGGAAGAAGATTATGCATTGGTGCAGTTTTCTGAACCGATTGGCGTAGGTCAGGATTTAACCGGTATGATCACTCTTGGTAACTTAAGCGATGTTAGGTATACCATTGATGCCAGTCAGGTTAAAGTGTACGCTCCTGAAGAATTAAAAGGCAATTATGCCTTAAGTGTAAATGCAGGGGTCGAAAATATCAATGCCAAAACGCTAACCACCGGTAAAGTAGCTAATCTTGTTTTTGAAGATAAACTACCATCTGTTACCATTGCAGGCGCAGGTACCATTTTACCGAACTCCGGAAAATTGGTTTTACCATTCGAAGCGATTAATTTAAAAGCGGTTGATGTAACAGTAATTAAAATTTACGAAAATAATATTCCACAGTTCTTCCAGACCAATAGCTATAAGGATGGCAATGAACTGCGCAGGGTAGCGAAACCTATTTTACAGAAAACCGTTCGCTTAGATGAAGATAAAGCGCTTAACCTCCATAAAAAGAACCGATTTACACTCGATCTGGATAAAATGATCCGTACTGAGCCTGGTGCGATGTACCGTGTTACCATTGCTTTCAGACAGGAATATAACGCCTATAATTGTAAAGCCGGAGAAGAAAAAGGCGATGGTGACGATGAGGAAAGCGAATATGGAGATTATGATGGTTATGGTGAAAAGATTGATGAGGACGATGATTTTTGGAAGCGTTATAATAATTATTATCCGCCAAATTACAAATGGGACGATAAAGACAATCCATGCACACCATCATTTTATACCACCCAGCGCTGGGCGAGCAGGAATTTAATTGCCTCGAATATAGGCTTAGTAGCCAAACGCGGTAACGATAACAGCATGCTGATTGTCGCTACCGATTTATTGACGGCAAAACCATTGAGTGGTATAAACCTGGAATTAATGGACTACCAAAAGCAAATCATTTTTACGACTAAAACTGATGGTGATGGTTTTGCAAGTTTTGACTTAAAACGCCAGCCATTTTTATTGATCGCTAAAAATGGTTCAGAACGTGGCTACCTGAAATTAGACGATGGCAGCTCGCTTCCTTTAAGCAGGTTTGATGTGGGAGGCGATGTAGTTCAAAGTGGCTTAAAAGGATTTATTTATGGAGAACGCGGAGTTTGGAGACCTGGTGATAGTTTATTTGTTTCTTTCGTTCTGGAAGATAAACTAAAAAAACTTCCGGCGAATTATCCGGTGACCATGGAATTCTATAATCCAAAAGGACAGCTTTACAAAAGATTGATTAATGGCAAGCCTTTAAATGGGTTCTATACCTTTAAAACTGCTACAGAAAGTACTGCACCTACCGGTAACTGGATGGCTAAAGTGAAAGCAGGCGGTGCTACTTTTACCAAAACCTTAAAAATTGAAACCGTAATGCCAAACCGTTTGAAAATTGATTTCAACGTTGGCAATAGAACATATTTAAGCGCAGGAACCTCAGCCGCTACCCTATCTGCTAAATGGTTATTTGGTGCCGTTGCACAAAACTTAAAAGCTAAGGTTGATGTAAACTTAAACACTACCGAAACCAAGTTTAAAGGCTTTGAGGGTTTTAGTTTTGATAATCCTACGGTTAACTTTGAATCGCAGGTTAAAACCATTTTCGAAGGCACGTTAAACCAAAACGGTACTGCGCAGATTAATACTAATCTAAATGAGAACAATACGGCTCCAGGTGTGTTGAGAGCAAATTTCACCACAAAAGTTTTCGAACCGGGAGGTAATTTTAGTATTGATAATTTCAGTATTCCTTACCATGTGTACAATAGCTATTTAGGGATCCGTGCTGAAAAGGGCGATCGTTTAAGTGGTATGCTGGTTACCGGAAAAGAGCATAAAATTGAAATCGTTAATGTAAATACGGATGGAAAATTATTGAGCGGCACCAAAACCGTTACCGTAGAGTTATATAAAACACAATGGCGCTGGTGGTGGGAACAGGATGATCAATACACTTACGCCAACTTCACCCAAAACCAGTACAATAAACTGGTAGAAAGTCATCAGGTTAGCCTGCTCAACGGAAAAGGAAGCTGGAATTTACGTGTTGATGAACCAGAATGGGGACGTTATTTAATTTTAGTACGCGATGTAAATGGCGGACACGTTACCGGAAAATCTGTTTACGTAGATTGGCCGGGCTGGGCACAACGCGAACAAGGCAGCAACCCAACAGAGGCCTCTATGTTATCTTTCACGGCTAATAAAGAAAAATTCACCGTTGGAGAAGATATTACCTTAACCATCCCAACGGGCAAAAACGGAAGAGCACTTATCTCAATTGAAAACGGAAGCCGGGTATTAAAAACCTTCTGGGTAGATACCAAAGCCGGACAAACGCAATTTAAGTTCAAGGCAGAAAAAGAGATGGCACCTAATGTTTTTGCTAATATTACTTTATTACAACCGCATGCACAAACGGTTAATGATTTACCAATTAGAATGTATGGTGCTATTCCACTTTCTATAGAAGATCCGCAAACCATTTTAAAACCGACCATTAAAATGGCCGATAAAATTAAACCGGAAACCGAAAACACCATTACTGTAGGCGAGCAAAACGGTAAAGCAATGACCTATACTATTGCCCTGGTTGATGAAGGTTTATTGGATTTAACCCGATTTAAAACTCCGGATCCACATGGTGCATTTTATGCCCGCGAAGGTCTGGGCGTTAAAACCTGGGATTTATTCGACTATGTACTTGGCGCATGGGGTGGAAATTTAGAACGTATTTTAAGCATTGGTGGTGACGGTAGCATCAATAAAAACTTAAATCCTGCGAAAGCCAATCGTTTTAAAGCAGTGGTTAAATTTATGGGGCCGTTTACCATTGGTAAAGGCGAAAGCAAAACACACAAATTTAAATTACCACAATACATTGGTGCCGTAAGGGCGATGGTAGTTGCCGGACAGGATGCAGCTTACGGCTTTGCAGAAAAATCGGTTCAGGTTAAAAAGCCGCTAATGGTTCTGGCTACCCTACCGAGGGTAATCGGCCCTGGAGAGAGTTTTACGCTCCCTGTAACCGTTTTCGCTACAGAGAATAACCTTAAAAATGTATCCGTACAGCTTCAGGCAAGTAATTTAATTGTTCAAGGCAGTAACAAACAACAGCTTTACTACAAACAAACGGGTGAGCAGATGACTTCTTTCGAGGTAAAAGCGCCGAATAATGTAGGCATTGCCAAGGTAAAAGTCATCGCACAGAGTGGTTCCGAAAAAACGGTTTATGATGTGGAAATGGACATCCGAAATCCAAATCCTTATGTAACCAATGTGGTTTCTGCAACGGTTCAGCCGCATACTAAATGGGCTGTAAACTATTTACCGATCGGAATGACGGGTACTAATTCTGGTTCACTGGAAGTATCTTCCATCCCGGCGATTAACCTTGGCAAAAGATTGAGTTACCTCATTCAATATCCCCATGGCTGTGTTGAGCAAACGACTTCGGGTATATTCCCACAACTATTTTTAGATCGGTTGAGTCCATTGAACGAACAACAGAAAGCCAGAACAGAGAAAAATATTAAAGCTGGCATAAACAGACTAAAAGGTTTCCAAACTACTGATGGTGGTTTATCTTACTGGCCTGGAGAAGGCACATCTGATGAATGGGGAAGTAATTATGCCGGCCATTTCTTAGTTGAGGCACAAAATGCTGGTTATACCCTACCTGTTGGCCTTCTGGATGAGCTATTGCGCTTTCAAAAATCAAAAGCCACAAACTGGGCACCAAACAGCAATAATTTCTATGGTGGCGATTTATCACAAGCATACCGTTTATACATGCTGGCACTGGCTAAAAAACCTGAAATGGCTGCCATGAACCGTTTAAAAGCTTTCCAATATTTATCTGTGGCTGCGAAATGGCGCTTGGCAGCGGCTTATAAACTGGCTGGGCAAAATGAGGTGGCACAAAACATGATCAGAGGTTTGGATACATCCATCCAGGCTTACAAACAATTGGGTGGAACTTATGGTTCTGATGTACGCGATGAAGCGATGATTTTAGAAACGTTAACGCTACTCGGTCAGAAAGCAAAGGCCGCGAGTTTATTACAGCCTTTAGCAGCCAAGCTTGGCGAAAATACCTGGTACAGTACACAAACAACCGCTTATAGTTTGTTGGCTATTGCTAAATTCTGTGGATCTAACCAATCGGCAAATAAACTGCAATTTCAATATGTATTGGATGGAAAGTCTGCTCCTGTAAATTCTACTCAATATATTAATAGTACACCTGTAACCTTTAAGGGAAATACAGCTTCAGTTACTAATAATGGAAATAATGTACTTTTTGTTCGTTTGGTTTTAGAAGGACAACCAGTTGCTGGTCAGAACAACTTCTTACCTAACCGTCCTGAAGTTTTGGATATGAGTGTGAGCTACAAACGTTTAAACGGAAAAGTTTTAGATCCTACTACTTTAAAACAAGGAACAGATTTCTATGCAGAAGTAACTGTAAAAAATCCTGGGCGAATGGGTTACTACGAACAAATGGCATTAACTCAAATTTTCCCTTCTGGATGGGAAATTATCAATACACGCGTGAACGATAATCAAAGTATTTTGGCTTCATCTCCTTTTACCTATCAGGACATCAGGGATGATCGCGTTTTCACTTACTTTAACGTAAGAGAAGGTGAAAGCCTGGTGTATAAGGTATTGCTGAACGCATCTTATCTGGGCAAATATTACTTATCGGCTGTTCAATGTGAAGCGATGTATAACAATGATATCTCGGCTACAGAGGCAGGCAAGTGGGTGCAGGTGGTGAAGTAG
- a CDS encoding nuclear transport factor 2 family protein: protein MIKKLLILSCLLIPTHFCFAQKAEVENAVTQLAKLMVSPDSVALDKMVLNNLSYGHSGGKIQTKQEFLHSLLSGESDFVDINLTDQSVIIQNKTALVRHTLNAKTNDKNVPGNVKLYILLIWSKEKSGWKLLGRQAVKVP from the coding sequence ATGATCAAGAAACTCTTAATTCTTTCGTGTTTATTAATTCCTACACATTTTTGTTTTGCACAGAAAGCTGAAGTAGAAAATGCAGTGACGCAATTGGCCAAACTGATGGTTAGCCCAGATAGCGTAGCTTTGGATAAAATGGTGCTTAATAATTTAAGCTATGGGCATTCGGGTGGAAAAATACAGACTAAACAGGAGTTTTTACATTCTTTACTTTCTGGCGAATCTGATTTTGTAGATATCAACTTAACGGATCAATCGGTTATTATTCAGAATAAAACAGCCTTGGTTAGGCATACCTTAAATGCTAAAACGAATGATAAAAATGTTCCAGGAAATGTAAAACTGTATATTCTTTTAATCTGGAGTAAAGAAAAATCAGGCTGGAAGTTGCTTGGAAGACAGGCTGTTAAGGTGCCTTAA
- the topA gene encoding type I DNA topoisomerase: MAKNLLIVESPAKAKTIEGYLGKDFLVKSSYGHIRDLVKGDMAIDIKNNFAQTYEVPADKKNVVAELKKLAKEAEMVWLASDEDREGEAISWHLFETLGLKVEKTKRIVFHEITKPAILKAIDSPRGIDYNLVNAQQARRVLDRLVGFELSPVLWKKVKPSLSAGRVQSVAVRLIVDREREVLNFNAAAAYKITAQFSTGKGKEMVKAELPQRFESEADAEKFLQDCVNAKFDITSLETRPAKRNPAAPFTTSTLQQEASRKLGFSVARTMQVAQRLYEAGKITYMRTDSVNLSETALNAAAAEIKSAYGDKYHQHRIYKTKSAGAQEAHEAIRPTYFDRHTVDGDISEKRLYDLIWKRSIASQMSEALFEKTTAQITASTRKEHLVAEGEVLKFDGFLKVYLESTDDEENEEKEGGSILPPLAKGQELFLKEMQATERYSRPPARYTEASLVKKLEELGIGRPSTYAPTISTVQNRGYVVKEDRDGKQRKFTSIVLADGQVKKEIKSEITGAEKSKLFPTDIGEVVNDFLVEHFKGIVDFNFTAKVEKEFDEIAQGLQEWTKMLHSFYNPFHSEVETTLETAERATGERLLGLDPATGKNVYTKVGKFGPLVQIGELDEEEKPRYASLMRNQSVATITLDDALELFKLPFQLPDFEGKEVMIGVGRFGPYVKWGESFISLPKNEEPLSVTYDRAVEIIKQKMDDDAPIAHYEGLGVTKGKGRFGPFIKWNDLFINIPAKGYDFDNLTQEEINTLIGKKVEKEANRYIKTWDAEKISIENGRWGPFIRFGKLMLKLRNNEATKQKYTPEELVDIDLETVKKMIVEQVPNAFETKKKAPAKKKAAPAKKAVAKKK; the protein is encoded by the coding sequence ATGGCCAAAAATTTATTAATCGTCGAGTCACCCGCAAAAGCTAAAACTATAGAAGGCTATTTAGGCAAAGATTTCCTTGTGAAATCTAGCTATGGCCACATCCGTGATTTAGTTAAGGGAGATATGGCGATTGATATCAAGAACAATTTTGCCCAAACCTACGAGGTACCGGCCGACAAGAAAAACGTTGTCGCTGAACTAAAAAAACTAGCTAAAGAGGCCGAAATGGTATGGCTAGCATCCGATGAGGACCGCGAGGGAGAAGCTATCTCCTGGCACTTATTCGAAACTTTAGGCCTGAAAGTAGAGAAAACAAAACGTATTGTATTTCATGAGATTACCAAACCTGCAATTCTAAAAGCAATCGATAGTCCCCGTGGGATTGATTATAATCTGGTAAATGCCCAACAGGCACGCCGTGTATTGGATCGTTTAGTAGGTTTTGAACTTTCTCCTGTATTATGGAAAAAAGTAAAGCCATCACTTTCTGCGGGCCGTGTACAATCTGTTGCCGTACGTTTAATTGTTGACAGAGAGAGAGAAGTTTTAAACTTTAATGCAGCTGCTGCATATAAAATTACCGCACAGTTTTCTACCGGCAAAGGAAAAGAAATGGTGAAGGCAGAATTGCCACAACGTTTTGAAAGCGAAGCAGATGCCGAAAAATTTCTTCAGGACTGTGTAAATGCTAAATTCGATATCACGAGTTTAGAAACCCGTCCGGCAAAGCGTAATCCGGCCGCTCCTTTTACCACCTCTACCCTACAACAGGAAGCTTCCAGAAAATTAGGTTTTTCGGTTGCTAGAACCATGCAGGTGGCGCAAAGACTGTACGAAGCGGGTAAGATTACCTACATGAGAACAGACTCTGTAAATTTATCAGAAACCGCTTTAAATGCTGCTGCTGCCGAGATTAAATCTGCTTATGGAGATAAATACCACCAACACCGCATTTATAAAACCAAATCGGCTGGTGCGCAGGAAGCTCACGAAGCCATCCGTCCGACATATTTCGACAGACATACTGTAGATGGAGATATTTCAGAAAAACGTTTATATGATTTAATCTGGAAACGTTCCATTGCTTCGCAAATGAGTGAAGCTTTGTTTGAAAAAACAACCGCACAAATTACCGCTTCAACCCGAAAAGAACATTTGGTGGCCGAAGGTGAAGTATTAAAGTTCGATGGTTTCTTAAAAGTTTACCTGGAATCTACTGATGATGAAGAAAACGAAGAAAAAGAAGGTGGTTCAATTTTACCTCCTTTAGCCAAAGGACAAGAACTATTTTTAAAAGAAATGCAGGCAACGGAACGTTACTCACGTCCGCCGGCAAGATATACAGAGGCCAGTTTGGTTAAAAAACTAGAAGAACTGGGCATTGGCCGTCCGTCTACTTATGCACCAACCATTTCTACGGTACAAAACCGTGGTTATGTGGTAAAAGAAGACAGAGACGGCAAACAACGTAAATTTACATCTATCGTTTTAGCAGACGGACAGGTCAAAAAAGAAATCAAATCGGAAATTACCGGTGCCGAGAAATCAAAACTCTTCCCTACTGATATTGGTGAAGTGGTAAACGATTTCTTAGTAGAACATTTCAAAGGCATTGTAGATTTTAATTTTACGGCCAAAGTAGAAAAGGAATTTGACGAAATTGCACAAGGTTTACAGGAGTGGACTAAAATGCTGCACTCATTCTATAATCCTTTCCATAGTGAAGTAGAAACCACTTTAGAAACTGCCGAACGTGCTACAGGTGAACGTTTATTAGGCTTAGATCCTGCAACAGGTAAAAATGTATATACCAAAGTAGGTAAATTTGGACCATTGGTGCAGATCGGCGAACTTGATGAGGAAGAAAAACCGCGTTATGCCAGTTTAATGCGTAATCAATCGGTAGCCACCATTACTTTGGATGATGCATTGGAACTGTTTAAACTTCCTTTCCAATTACCTGATTTTGAAGGCAAAGAGGTAATGATCGGTGTAGGCCGTTTTGGTCCATATGTAAAGTGGGGCGAAAGTTTTATTTCACTTCCTAAAAACGAAGAGCCGCTATCGGTAACTTATGATAGAGCAGTTGAAATTATCAAACAGAAAATGGATGATGATGCACCTATTGCCCACTATGAAGGTTTAGGCGTTACAAAAGGTAAAGGCCGTTTCGGTCCGTTTATTAAATGGAACGATCTCTTTATCAATATTCCGGCAAAAGGATACGATTTCGACAATTTAACACAAGAAGAGATCAATACTTTAATCGGCAAAAAAGTAGAAAAAGAAGCCAACAGGTACATTAAAACCTGGGATGCTGAAAAAATATCTATTGAAAATGGCCGTTGGGGACCGTTTATCCGTTTTGGCAAATTGATGCTTAAATTAAGGAATAACGAGGCTACCAAACAAAAATACACACCAGAAGAACTGGTTGATATTGATTTGGAAACCGTTAAGAAAATGATTGTGGAGCAGGTACCTAATGCTTTTGAAACGAAGAAAAAAGCGCCCGCAAAGAAAAAAGCAGCTCCAGCAAAAAAGGCAGTAGCGAAGAAGAAATAG
- a CDS encoding glutathione peroxidase, translating into MISTILILLNLLVSPPKNVYDFSFKTIDGKEIKLSKFKGKKILIVNTASKCGFTPQYEDLEKLQKQYGKKVVLIGFPAGNFGGQEFSTNAEIKEFCTGKYNVSFLLAEKSSVKGDDISPLFKYLTSQTNTEEQGDIKWNFEKFLINEKGELVHRFRSKTKPTDEAIIKNL; encoded by the coding sequence ATGATCAGCACAATTCTAATCCTATTAAACTTATTGGTATCTCCACCAAAAAATGTTTACGATTTCAGCTTTAAAACCATTGATGGTAAGGAAATTAAGCTTTCTAAATTTAAAGGCAAAAAAATCCTAATTGTTAACACAGCATCTAAATGCGGTTTTACGCCTCAGTACGAAGATTTAGAAAAACTTCAGAAACAATATGGTAAAAAGGTAGTATTAATCGGTTTCCCGGCAGGTAACTTCGGCGGACAGGAATTTTCTACCAATGCAGAAATTAAAGAGTTTTGTACCGGAAAGTATAATGTTTCGTTTTTGCTTGCAGAAAAAAGCAGTGTTAAAGGCGATGACATCAGTCCTTTGTTTAAGTATTTAACTTCTCAGACGAATACTGAAGAGCAAGGCGATATTAAATGGAATTTTGAGAAATTTTTAATCAACGAAAAAGGAGAATTGGTACACCGTTTCCGTTCTAAAACAAAACCTACTGACGAGGCGATTATTAAAAACCTGTAG
- a CDS encoding MBL fold metallo-hydrolase yields the protein MALYFTSINSGSNGNCYYIGNDNEAVLVDIGLTCKEVEIRMNRLGLPISKVKAVFISHEHSDHIKGVAVFAKKYKLPVYISTATLKSSRLLLDANNTFSLSHQQHIHIGNLKIAAFSKFHDAADPYSFTIECNEVRVGVFTDIGSVCDRLITHFKSCHAAFLEANYDAQMLERGKYPYFLKRRITGGHGHLSNAQALELFINHKAPYMSHLLLSHLSKDNNSAELVENLFKNVAGDTFVKVASRHEETALYYVSNTQDTPEVYSFDPSLYQPAQLNLF from the coding sequence ATGGCATTATATTTTACATCAATCAATTCGGGCAGTAATGGCAATTGTTACTATATAGGTAATGATAATGAAGCCGTTTTGGTTGATATTGGCCTAACCTGTAAAGAGGTTGAAATCCGGATGAACCGTTTGGGTTTACCTATAAGCAAAGTAAAAGCTGTTTTTATCTCGCACGAACACAGCGACCACATTAAAGGGGTAGCTGTGTTTGCTAAAAAATATAAACTCCCGGTCTACATCAGTACAGCTACCTTAAAAAGCAGCCGACTTCTTTTGGATGCAAACAATACCTTTTCATTAAGCCATCAACAGCACATTCATATTGGCAACTTAAAGATTGCTGCCTTTTCTAAATTTCATGATGCGGCTGATCCTTATAGTTTTACTATTGAATGTAACGAAGTAAGAGTTGGTGTTTTTACAGATATTGGCTCAGTATGCGATCGTTTAATTACCCATTTCAAAAGCTGTCACGCCGCTTTCCTGGAAGCCAATTATGATGCGCAAATGTTGGAGCGTGGTAAATATCCTTATTTTTTGAAAAGAAGGATTACGGGCGGACATGGCCACCTGAGCAATGCACAGGCACTGGAACTATTCATCAATCACAAAGCACCATACATGAGCCATCTCTTACTGAGCCACTTATCAAAAGATAATAACAGCGCAGAGTTGGTTGAAAATCTTTTTAAAAATGTGGCTGGCGATACTTTTGTAAAAGTAGCTTCAAGACATGAGGAAACAGCGCTTTATTACGTTAGCAACACGCAAGATACCCCAGAGGTTTACAGCTTCGACCCTAGTCTATATCAGCCAGCACAACTTAACCTGTTTTAA
- a CDS encoding MarR family winged helix-turn-helix transcriptional regulator, which produces MPTQTQEIAAKLRSTVTRLTRELRKQNVSSDFSNAELLTMSLLEQHGKMLSTELADLERVSKQAISQIINRLFDAKCVERFPSEEDKRKVFIGLTKLGEKHIIATRKIKEEWLVQTMEKIFSSEEINLIQAFLPLLSRLVEHNGARV; this is translated from the coding sequence ATGCCTACTCAAACACAAGAGATTGCCGCAAAGTTAAGAAGCACCGTTACCCGCTTAACCAGAGAGTTACGCAAGCAAAATGTAAGTTCAGACTTTAGTAACGCTGAATTACTGACCATGTCGCTACTCGAACAGCACGGCAAAATGCTTTCTACAGAACTGGCAGACCTGGAAAGAGTATCCAAACAAGCCATTTCGCAGATTATTAACCGCCTGTTTGATGCCAAATGTGTAGAGCGGTTTCCAAGCGAAGAGGATAAACGAAAGGTTTTTATCGGCCTAACCAAACTTGGCGAAAAACACATTATTGCAACTAGAAAAATAAAAGAAGAATGGCTGGTACAAACCATGGAAAAAATCTTTTCTTCCGAAGAAATCAACCTCATCCAGGCTTTCTTACCCCTGCTTTCTCGTTTGGTAGAACACAACGGTGCAAGAGTATAA